From one Lolium rigidum isolate FL_2022 chromosome 4, APGP_CSIRO_Lrig_0.1, whole genome shotgun sequence genomic stretch:
- the LOC124706476 gene encoding MADS-box transcription factor 4-like isoform X1: protein MGRGKIEIKRIENSSNRQVTFAKRRAGLLKKAREIGVLCDAEVGVVIFSSAGKLYDFWTPKTTLPRILEKYQTNSGKILWDEKHKSISAEIDRVKKENDNMQIELRHMKGEDINSLQPKELIAIEEALQNGQTNLREKMMDHWKMHRRTEKMLEEEHKLLVLRMVNFQHYLAFYILQWISLCQLVKLSYSPRTQSWFQYSVANAVRPLIST, encoded by the exons ATGGGGCGCGGCAAGATCGAGATCAAGAGGATCGAGAACTCGTCCAACCGGCAGGTGACCTTCGCCAAGCGCCGGGCCGGGCTGCTGAAGAAGGCGCGCGAGATCGGCGTGCTCTGCGACGCCGAGGTCGGCGTCGTCATCTTCTCCAGCGCCGGCAAGCTCTACGACTTCTGGACGCCCAAGACCAC GCTGCCGAGGATCCTGGAGAAGTACCAGACCAACTCCGGGAAGATACTGTGGGATGAGAAGCACAAG AGCATCAGTGCAGAGATCGACAGGGTGAAGAAGGAGAACGACAACATGCAGATCGAGCTCAG GCACATGAAAGGAGAGGATATAAACTCCCTGCAGCCCAAGGAGCtgatcgccatcgaggaggcgctcCAGAACGGCCAGACCAACCTGAGGGAGAAGATG ATGGATCACTGGAAGATGCACAGGAGGACT GAGAAGatgctggaggaggagcacaagcTGCTGGTTTTGAGGATGGTAAATTTTCAGCACTACCTCGCTTTCTACATTCTGCAATGGATCTCTCTCTGCCAACTAGTGAAATTGTCATATTCTCCAAGGACACAATCTTGGTTTCAGTACAGTGTTGCTAATGCAGTTAGACCATTGATCAGTACATAA
- the LOC124646520 gene encoding uncharacterized protein LOC124646520: MSRKTANGPSRNKKKVCDRLIGDDVSEVDPSYKLFLEHLSEVGSSYFCDVPDGDHGMPASVRYEVDKDCTSVLNNSLHRNRRGPKTKRPRVSVTSGRDAHISVKEMDTPTDESYAAFMSTMRIEDGFMVVEPEPGVSVTSGTDAHINVKEMDTSIDESYAAFLSMMRIEDGFMVVEPEPGVTFVYGKEDETPAGYGKMRTASSTKERKHSINALENMTEDRLGKNDNIISECGINGPAPESSAFNVCEDHQGEPAAFSSGVPSTFDEKLHSVLSQPYDGSEHKKLMRKATEQKPVSRLKHLRNACKRYDTDILGLSYLDHYPDLAKQIHSADTDEGRLNLLRKFFFWLENLSHEGAYMPWKSKGLACDPIVADD, from the exons ATGAGCCGGAAAACAGCAAATGGACCATCACGTAACAAGAAGAAGGTGTGTGACCGTCTAATTGGCGACGATGTTTCCGAAGTAGATCCATCTTACAAGCTTTTCCTGGAACATTTGAGCGAAGTTGGGAGCAGCTATTTCTGCGATGTGCCAGATGGGGATCATGGCATGCCTGCTTCGGTAAGGTATGAAGTGGACAAAGATTGCACAAGTGTCCTTAACAATTCCCTGCACAGGAATCGGCGTGGTCCAAAGACCAAGCGCCCTCGTGTAAGTGTAACATCAGGTAGGGATGCCCATATAAGTGTGAAGGAGATGGACACACCAACTGATGAATCCTATGCAGCATTCATGAGCACTATGAGGATCGAAGATGGCTTCATGGTTGTTGAGCCAGAACCAGGTGTAAGTGTAACATCAGGCACGGATGCCCATATAAATGTGAAGGAGATGGACACATCAATTGATGAATCCTATGCAGCATTCCTGAGCATGATGAGGATCGAAGATGGCTTCATGGTTGTTGAGCCAGAACCAGGTGTAACATTCGTATATGGGAAAGAGGATGAGACACCCGCTGGATATGGTAAAATGAGAACTGCTAGCTCCACAAAGGAGCGAAAGCATTCGATCAATGCACTTGAAAACATGACTGAAGATAGACttggaaagaatgacaatattatatctgaatgtggaATCAATGGACCTGCTCCAGAATCTTCAGCTTTTAAC GTCTGTGAAGATCATCAAGGAGAACCTGCTGCTTTTAGTTCCGGTGTTCCTTCTACATTTGATGAAAAACTTCATTCTGTTCTAAGTCAGCCCTACGACGGAAGTGAACACAAAAAGCTTATGAGAAAAGCCACTGAGCAGAAGCCTGTGAGCAGGCTAAAACACTTGCGAAATGCATGCAAGCGCTACGACACAGACATACTTGGACTATCATATCTTGATCACTACCCAG ATCTGGCCAAACAAATACACTCTGCTGACACTGATGAGGGGCGCCTGAACCTCCTGCGAAAATTCTTCTTCTGGTTGGAG AACTTATCTCATGAGGGGGCATACATGCCATGGAAATCCAAGGGGCTAGCGTGTGATCCCATCGTAGCAGACGACTAG
- the LOC124706475 gene encoding probable receptor-like protein kinase At1g11050 — MPAQRLLPLLLALLLASSPEGAAGAGTGNGTCPLDLSYVPSFPWDPTPCAGSAPNITACRQTLLSLLGIGLAGRLRATGQFRLPSAGAAAACLAGLADGISAPPASLPGASLVRSCFPSPADFVSTPSYCAGVTTAAEYRAVVGNDSVAGLDAACGPELASLPVCYSCLTAGIVATSHLIAADANATAESQRNCFYLTVIYAAGISSVEGPTALSTANCTLGLGLATQPSHPSKSNSTTIYATTIPIAIILLLSAIAFILWRKRRHANAKKTRDLNIPEEGSSGQRRPHLRPNTGSILFSIAELSKGTDGFADKNLIGRGGFGVVYRGVLADGSIVAVKKVLNPEMEGGDEEFTNEVEIISHLRHRNLVPLRGCCIVDDDIDEGKQMFFVYDFMPNGSLEEFIFRDKEGGSQRPALTWAQRRTIIMDVAKGLEYLHYGVKPAIYHRDIKATNILLDNEMRARVADFGLARRTREGQSHLTTRVAGTHGYLAPEYALYGQLTEKSDVYSFGVLVLEILSARHVLDMSAQAGPVLITDWAWTLVKAGQSREVLDEALSTGESPRGEVMERFVLVGILCAHVMVALRPTITEAVKMLEGDMDIPEIPDRPLPYGHSLMFSEAGSNFSASPAISGPLIDNGDMLR, encoded by the coding sequence ATGCCAGCCCAGAGGCTCCTCCCGCTACTCCTAGCGCTGCTGCTCGCCAGCTCGCCGGAGGGCGCGGCTGGAGCGGGCACCGGCAACGGGACATGCCCGCTGGACCTGAGCTACGTGCCGTCCTTCCCGTGGGACCCGACGCCGTGCGCGGGGAGCGCGCCCAACATCACGGCGTGCCGGCAGACGCTGCTCTCCCTGCTGGGCATCGGCCTCGCGGGGCGGCTGCGCGCCACGGGCCAGTTCCGCCTCCCGTCGGCCGGGGCCGCCGCGGCGTGCCTCGCCGGCCTGGCGGACGGGATCtccgcgccgccggcctccctcccGGGCGCCTCGCTCGTGCGCTCCTGCTTCCCGTCGCCGGCCGACTTTGTGTCCACCCCGTCCTACTGCGCCGGCGTCACCACCGCCGCCGAGTACAGGGCCGTCGTCGGGAACGACTCCGTCGCCGGCCTGGACGCCGCCTGCGGGCCCGAGCTCGCCTCCCTGCCGGTCTGCTACAGCTGCCTCACCGCCGGCATCGTCGCCACCTCCCACCTCATCGCCGCCGACGCCAACGCCACGGCCGAGTCGCAGCGCAACTGCTTCTACCTCACCGTCATATACGCCGCCGGCATCTCCAGCGTCGAGGGGCCCACCGCCCTCTCCACCGCCAACTGCACGCTCGGTCTCGGCCTAGCCACCCAACCCTCCCACCCTTCCAAGTCAAACAGCACAACCATCTACGCCACCACCATCCCAATCGCCATCATCCTGCTCCTATCAGCTATCGCATTCATTCTCTGGAGAAAAAGAAGGCACGCCAACGCCAAGAAAACCCGAGACCTCAACATCCCTGAGGAGGGGTCATCAGGCCAGCGGCGGCCGCATCTGCGGCCAAACACCGGCTCGATACTATTCAGCATTGCCGAGCTGTCCAAGGGGACGGACGGCTTCGCGGACAAGAACCTCATCGGCCGCGGCGGGTTCGGGGTCGTCTACCGCGGCGTGCTCGCGGACGGGTCCATCGTTGctgtcaagaaggtgctcaacccGGAGATGGAGGGCGGGGACGAGGAGTTCACCAACGAGGTAGAGATCATCAGCCACCTCCGGCACCGCAACCTGGTGCCGCTGCGCGGCTGCTGCATTGTCGACGACGACATCGACGAAGGGAAGCAGATGTTCTTTGTGTATGACTTCATGCCCAACGGATCGCTCGAGGAGTTCATCTTCCGGGACAAAGAGGGGGGCAGCCAGCGGCCGGCGTTGACATGGGCGCAGCGGCGGACCATAATTATGGATGTGGCAAAGGGGCTGGAGTATCTGCATTATGGTGTCAAGCCTGCAATCTATCACAGGGACATCAAGGCGACCAACATACTGCTCGACAATGAGATGCGTGCGCGCGTGGCGGATTTCGGGCTAGCCAGGAGGACCAGGGAGGGGCAGTCTCACCTCACCACGCGTGTCGCCGGCACGCATGGTTACCTGGCGCCGGAGTACGCGCTCTACGGGCAGTTGACAGAGAAGAGTGATGTCTATAGCTTCGGCGTTCTGGTGCTTGAGATATTGAGTGCACGACATGTGCTTGACATGTCGGCTCAGGCAGGGCCGGTGCTGATCACCGACTGGGCGTGGACGCTCGTCAAGGCCGGTCAGTCGAGAGAGGTGCTAGACGAGGCGTTGTCGACCGGTGAGAGCCCAAGAGGAGAGGTGATGGAGAGGTTTGTTCTTGTCGGAATCCTGTGCGCACATGTCATGGTTGCGCTCCGACCGACCATCACCGAGGCGGTGAAGATGCTTGAGGGGGACATGGATATACCCGAGATACCAGACCGCCCACTGCCATATGGGCACAGCCTCATGTTCAGCGAAGCAGGGAGCAACTTCAGTGCTTCACCAGCCATCAGCGGGCCATTGATCGATAATGGGGACATGCTTAGGTGA
- the LOC124706476 gene encoding MADS-box transcription factor 4-like isoform X2: protein MGRGKIEIKRIENSSNRQVTFAKRRAGLLKKAREIGVLCDAEVGVVIFSSAGKLYDFWTPKTTLPRILEKYQTNSGKILWDEKHKSISAEIDRVKKENDNMQIELRHMKGEDINSLQPKELIAIEEALQNGQTNLREKMMDHWKMHRRTEKMLEEEHKLLVLRMHQQEVELSGGMREMDLGYQQSRDLAAQMPFTFRVQPSHPNLQEDK, encoded by the exons ATGGGGCGCGGCAAGATCGAGATCAAGAGGATCGAGAACTCGTCCAACCGGCAGGTGACCTTCGCCAAGCGCCGGGCCGGGCTGCTGAAGAAGGCGCGCGAGATCGGCGTGCTCTGCGACGCCGAGGTCGGCGTCGTCATCTTCTCCAGCGCCGGCAAGCTCTACGACTTCTGGACGCCCAAGACCAC GCTGCCGAGGATCCTGGAGAAGTACCAGACCAACTCCGGGAAGATACTGTGGGATGAGAAGCACAAG AGCATCAGTGCAGAGATCGACAGGGTGAAGAAGGAGAACGACAACATGCAGATCGAGCTCAG GCACATGAAAGGAGAGGATATAAACTCCCTGCAGCCCAAGGAGCtgatcgccatcgaggaggcgctcCAGAACGGCCAGACCAACCTGAGGGAGAAGATG ATGGATCACTGGAAGATGCACAGGAGGACT GAGAAGatgctggaggaggagcacaagcTGCTGGTTTTGAGGATG CACCAGCAGGAAGTCGAGCTGAGTGGCGGCATGAGGGAGATGGACCTCGGGTACCAGCAGAGTAGGGATCTTGCTGCCCAGATGCCATTCACTTTCCGGGTGCAGCCCAGCCATCCCAACTTGCAGGAAGACAAGTAG